gccttagcattgaacagttgtgttgttaaagtgtgaagtatggaaccctgtgcagtcattcaatgcgacttaagcaacatgcagtcattgaattcttgacagcagaaggtgtcacctcaacatctttaaacttactcgcccaacgatgcacagtactcacatcagactaagattctctggcatggccgcccggcaagTCTGACTCCTctattacccaccttcgatggtgccgccctatctccatcgaccactgttaagagcttaggtgtcatcctggattcacagctgacaatggaagctcaggtctctgctgccagcaaacaggcctttttccatctacgacaagcgaggcaactggctccctccctatctgacgaggctctggcaactgtcatccatgccacggtcacgtctaggctggactattgcaacgccctgtatgtgggccttccgatgtctatgacccgaaagcttcatattgttcagaatgcggcagccaggttactcacaagaacacctatgaaatgccatataacattgacttccaactgagtaccgtggcctgtataagatgttagttctgacctttaaaactctttacggccagggcccatcgtaccttagggaccgcctctccttctcccatcatcagaggtcgcaacgaccagcccaacgtgacttattctatataccgggtcctagagaagtgcacttggaaaggaccagacgcagggctttttctatttctgcccctgccttgtggaattccttgccaccctatatgagagccatgcatgacttaggaccttttactctcgcacttaagacctggctttttactagagcattcgatctctgttgatttttaatttttgtatgtatgtattttatcttttgcaatgtagctgtaaatcgcctagagcattctcggatggagggcgattaataagttattaaatgatgatgatgatgataaacagcttgcattccctaatgaatctcctttggggtgacacctcctgctgtcaagaatgcaataactgcatgttgcttaagtcacattgaccaaccatctgtgcagggttccatacttcacactttaacaacacaaccattccatACTAATGcatcccgccaaaatggaactgtagaggagagtctactgaacaagccagtacctgccatatactagtactgccatcaattgaggagttacaaaggtggaggcattcgttttcattcagccctcataggtaaaggttttcccctgacattaagtctaggcgtgtccaactctgggggttggtgctcatctccatttctaagttgaagagcctgcgttgtccgtagacacctccaaggtcatgtggccggcatgactgcatggagtgccgttaccttcctgctggagtggtacctattgatcttttttgaactgctaggttggctaatagcggggctaacagcgggagctcacactgctccccgaattcaaacctctaacctttctgtcagcaagttcaaccgctcagcggtttaacctgctgccccAATGGGGACTCTATTGCAAAGTGCAATAgagaaaaaaatcaccaaaataGTAAAGAATTCATGTTTGGTGGAGAATGTCATTTCTCAAATTActgcacttaataataataataataataatattttcagcagctcagcggtttaacctgctgccccacttaccggccctacttacctctccgaacgcatctccacctatgaaccgactaggacattaagatcatctggggaggccctgctctcgatcccgtctgcatcacaggcgcgcctggcagagacaagggacagggccttctcagtggtggcccctcagctgtggaatgccctacctgtagacatcagacaggccccttcactgttgGCGTTCCgtaggaaggtgaagacctggctcttcgaacaagcgtttggctaaacagtgcaattgattatAGGGATacggtgcaatcgaacataggaacatggaacaaggattatgagaatggtttCTGATTTggtgttgaggcgttatgataatgattgtttattgatattgattgttatgtataatgtgttttaattgcctatgatactgtcttgtgataatttgtactatgtaaaccgctttgagtcacctaagggctgagaaaagcggtatagaaataaagtaaataataaataaaataaaatattattattattattattattattattattaacaacaacaacaacactttatttattagcCTATCAGCCATCTTAGGTATATAAAATGAGGGAGCAAAATCTATCACTTTGTTTCCAAAATCGGTTTGCTTCCTTCATGATACATAaccaaatgttatttttgtttgacTTCTAAGTTGCTGTGAATAACTTTGTCTTGAGCAAAACACAACAATGTTTACTGCAAGGCAAAGCTTTAAAATAGccaaaaatacaatttttcaGCATTGTATCCTTTAAAAAGAGTTCAATCTTGGTTGTCATTGTGACATCACAGCCTGGCCTGccttccattcttcttctccttctgccaATCGGTCTTCACCGATACAGAATTCTTTGTGTAGTTAAAGACATTGGCTCTCCAGTAACCGAAAACCCAAGCTCTTCCTTCCTTGGGACCTGGGACTcggctcccttcttccttttgcccaGTTGCCCAGAGAGCTTTTTTGTGTGATGACCCTCAAAAGAGTGCCATTGTGGTACTGgtgggttatttatttactactgcCTTGCAACTGTATTTTCCAAGTTTCCGACTATGAGCCGTCAGAAGACGAACTTCCGCCGGATGAGGGAGAGGATGACACAGGTCAGGAAAATACGGAGGAAGACGAAGAGGCCAATGCAGAACCAGGTACGGACGATGAAGAACCAGGTGCGGACAGTGAAGAACCAGGTACAGACGATACAGAACCAGGTGTGGACAGCGAAGAACCAGATGTGGACAGTGAAGAACCAGGTGTGGACGATGCAGAGATGGAAGAGGTAAAATATCCTTGTTTACACATTCATCACCAAGCACGCCATAAGATCTTTTAGAATGGTACCATAAGTAATAGCCTGGACTATGCATGAGAAGACTTAACTGAGCAGTGGTATTTATAGTAAACATTATGTTAATTCCAGCAACCAACAGCCAGATCCAAATCCAAGTTAAGTCACATCACAGACTGGGAGAGCATTTTtatccctcctttctcagcccaaaggcaactcaagacAGTGTACAGATTGGCCACAACATACAtaccagggttgaatgaaaagtaatgcccccaccttcgttacttgggtttgaatgggaatattttaataaatcaaatgcagaaataatccttagaacgtgctctttaactaccactattcacttttccacatcatcaccagacaactgaaggtgtgaatgttccaactgaccacctttattagcattggatggcttggcagtgcctgggggaatcttttgttgagaggttctttttttttcaaatattttttttatttattgtagctttaacatatttggtatttaaacattcttatacttatcactttccattaacaattgtacagaacatgtatgtcttgatacctataatatttcattctcctgctttattacatccaatcacccagtgctaacccttcacccccgaccagccaattacaatacttatttccaaaaatcagttgtttctattacaggtttggtccccttaccttctatatatacatattctatcaatttcccccaaatcttcccaaaatcatctttttttgataatcctcttttaaccttaatgtttcctgtcagtttatcgtttattgcgatgtcccaaatctccctataccactcttccaattggcactcccctccttctttccattttttagctattaataatGTGTTGAGAGGttctaattaaggtggccagttgaaacattcacacctagctccagcagacaagattcctttgtcccaccctggtcattccacagatatataaacccatttccctacttccaacagatgtcactacctctgaggatgcttgccatagatgcaggcgaaacgtcggaaGAAAATCCCTCTAGAATATGGCCgtataacctggaaaaacctacaacaacctatatctAAATTTACTTGTGatactttaaatattttttccatcatCTTCAATATCTTTTTCCCATAAGGGGACTACCTTTGTGTATTTCTTGCAGTCTTCTTAATAGTATAGTAGGCTATTTGTGGTGTCAGATTTGTAGGAAAGCCATGGTTACAATTTAGTGTTAAGAGTGGCCTTCCCAACCTCTGGAAGCACATTGTATAGGCTTGATTTATGAgagtagaatcacagagttggaagaggccttgtgggccatctagcccaaccccctgctgAGAAGCAGGATACAATAAATTGATAGGCCGGCAAAGGCCAAGAGGCACAAGCACACTCACACACAAGACACacttgtatattatatatattacaattatgatgttatatatttctttgctgccaccaattaattaATAagttttcttttgctgccaccatttattgatccataggccacctccttACTAGAATGTTTCAagaactcttcaggtgaaataaaacaacatgtttttTATTTTGTCCTTGAACAGCATAGATGCATAGTTTTTTCAATAAAGTGTCAGGCTTTACTTTTACAGAGAATGAtctttgtgctgtcgcacgctgggcctgtgcatatgactgtagacaggacatacattctgtgtgcccaacaggacgccgtgGCTGCCTcaaattaaaggcctttggatttccttaaaacagagtctttagattgcttaaaggttcaacaaagttctttattaatgaaaacaaacaggtactttaaggctttcttagcagtctattggttctctctctcaatcttgtccacagggaacaggcactatcttcataactgtaactaatggggaaatccttaacttctgggtagtctgtctttgcctctgttggcgcggagcccctgcacccagtaccaactgcttctggcttccgcgagtgacccttaccaagcagagctttgtagacttccaggggaaaagaactccgctttctgtgatggctgactgaagtccttcagcaaaggagatgtagggctgtataaccccagccaagctgtgggctgtatatcttcccggccaagccgtagaagacgaagctttccacaggagctcttggtattatgtcctgtgtgaaaggcttctctgtgtggactgaactcaaaatggcttctATTCCCTCTAacacccaaaaagggggcgggaccagggaacctaactataattgacaggtggcttgccctatgattgcagccaaaagaagccacctatctgcagagtccctgaaacttaggactataacaaacattaaatgcaaagcaaacaaaattggagctcctggtgcagttgtacctgcacagtctTATAACTTGGATTTCTTAAATATGATGtaccacacacaggaatacaaacaggttgttttaaaccttttgaatcctctttccacaccagcactctaaaaCTATAGAGGCCCGCTATATTTCTTAATCCTTCTCCCCAAAGGCTTTAGTTcctttcctcaaagaggtatctttctaaTAACAGTttccaaaactcttccttccttcctttcaaatCTCCTAATCTAACCCTTCCAACTACAAAACCCCAACTCCAAACTTCACAAACTTTGTCTTCAGAGATCTTTCTTTCCCTATGGCTTCACCCATCTCCAGTTGCTAAGCAAGTCCCttcaatttcatcagccaatcagactgcacatCCAGCTATGGAGCTGCCTGATCATTCCGCCCCctgctctccttagcttttccaagctAAGCCTGTTTCTGCCTGCACCAACCTTGTAAGGTAGACTAATCTGTTACACAGGACGGGTAAAAACAGAGTTGAGATGCATTTCATCTGCACATCCAAACCAACATGTGCTCTGTTCTGATACTGCTTTGCTTGTGATTctctttggaatattttggagttccttttctatttatttatttttatttagcaattttgtataccggtcttctcacttccaccgagggactcaggccggtttccaacaacaatattacaaacaatcattaaaacatcataattcaaagtacactaaaacattaaaatagcaagtacagtcataattacagtggtcagtcgtcatcctaAAATCATTGTTCGTCATCATCTATCCATATGACAGGATCTtgactcattcgtcgaatgcctgtttccatagccaagttttcacctgttttctgaacgtcaatACAGAGGGGGCAGTTCTAGTCTCCAGTGGAAGGCAGTTCcagagttgagaggccaccaccgaaaaggccctgtccctcgtccccaccagacgcacttgtgaggccggtgggactgtgagcagggtccctccagacgatcttagcaatcttagcaatcttgatggttcataggggagaatacgtttggacagataaaccggaccggagtcgtttagggctttataggttaacaccagcactttgaattgtgcttggaagctaactgacagccagtgaagctggcgcaacagaggagtggtgtgctccctgtacccagcacctgttagtagtctggctgctgcacgttgtaCTAATTGAAGCAGTCTTCAGagtcaaccccacgtagagagcgttgcagtaatctaaacgggatgtaaccaaagcgtggaccaccatgggcaagtcaaacttcccaaggtatgggcttcccaagtcagacttcccaaggtactggaTTTTCTAGGAAATCCAGATTGGCTTGTTGTCTTTTATTTGATTCAGACTTCAGTCTTTCTGGTTGGAGCAAAAGAATGTGCAACGAGTGtgcttttaaatataaatataatagtaatactaatttgttgttgttcattcgttcagtcgtctccgactcttcgtgacctcatggaccagcctacgccagagctccctgtcggtcgttaccacccccagctccctcaaggtcagtccagtcacttcaaggataccatccatccatcttgcccttggtcggcccctcttccttttgccttccactttccccagcatcattgtcttctctaggctttgctgtctcctcatgatgtggccaaagtacttcaactttgtctctagtatctttccctccagtgagcagtcgggctttatttcctggaggatggactggttggatcttctcgcagtccaaggcactctcagcactttcctccaacaccacagctcaaaagcatctatcttccttcgctcagccttccctaaggtccagctctcacatccgtaggtgactacagggaataccatggctttgactaggcggatctttgttgccagtctgatgtctctactcttcactattttatcgagactggacattgctctcctcccaagaaggaagcgtcttctgatttcctggctacagtctgcatctgcagtcatctttgcacctagaaatacaaagtctgtcacggcctccacggtttctccctctattttccagttgtcaatcattcttgttgccataatcttggtttttttgacgtttagctgcaacccggcttttgcgctttcttctttcaccttgattagaaggctcctcagctcctcctcgctttcggccatcagagtggtgtcatctgcatatctgaggttgttaatgtttcttccagcaattttcaccccagctttgcattcatccagccccgcacatcgcatgatgtgttctgcatacaagtttaaaaggttgggtgagagtatgaaGCCTTGCcgcacgcctttcccaatctcgaaccagtctgttcctccgtggtcagttctgactgttgctacttggtccttgtacagattcctcaggagagagacaaggtggcttggtatgcccatcccaccaagaacttgccacaatttattatgatccacacagtcaaaggctttagaatagtcaatgaagcagaagtagatgtttttctgaaactccctgcctttctccattctccagcatccggatattggcaatctggtctctcgttcctctgccttttctaaacccagcttgaacatctggcaactctcgctccatgtattgctggagtcttccttgcaggatcttgagcattaccttactggcatgagaaataagggccactgtacggaagtaatactaatactaataataataagaagaagaagaagaaaaggaagaagaagatgatgaagaagaagaagaagaatactttatagactgccctctctctctgaaaggactcagggcggttcacaagaAATAACAAAACTGGCAAAACTGCATCTTTAAAAGCTATTTAAAGGAGATGAGAGAGGGGGGGCACTTTTagttctttggggagggagtttcaaagtTGGGCAGTGGCCACAGGGAAGGACTcccc
This portion of the Anolis sagrei isolate rAnoSag1 chromosome 7, rAnoSag1.mat, whole genome shotgun sequence genome encodes:
- the LOC132782516 gene encoding nucleoplasmin-like; protein product: MRDRLSCELNATTRTFVVEVEDDLLEHLLYLKTVSLGEDADAKLHVIAMESKNMTTSLKPMPFASLKPSVLPMISLGTFALVPPVAFTLKSGTGPVYLHGEHVILSDYEPSEDELPPDEGEDDTGQENTEEDEEANAEPGTDDEEPGADSEEPGTDDTEPGVDSEEPDVDSEEPGVDDAEMEERMIFVLSHAGPVHMTVDRTYILCAQQDAVAASN